Proteins encoded by one window of bacterium:
- a CDS encoding carboxypeptidase-like regulatory domain-containing protein has product MASLTFPRRRALRLALWPLLLLNAAGCFKTQDTEITGAGDPLFTLTGRVSDIDSNRPLRDALVEIKALNLKSQVDSNGVYSFSGLKVGTRTLQVSAANYATAQIAVTFQYEDRDVVQDVALTKALGIAWRGDVPFANPSGIWWENNQLFMTNYDTKGGFMYRLDENLRVLQVSPHLGTLFHDTCFYRIRTCFWKDSICYERIDPIDPFRPDSITLDSVFVDCSQRLYGVVRIGDHIYTSDGIGAFWTLEFPPPDPFKSVRAPRFFRLDPQSLEVLDVRAVRDTLDIEVLSLITDLAWDGQVLWLTNMFKNSLPKFRFDSLTALAVYPSPASKPVGAAWDGKYLWISAANRLLQLHHDARIRNRYILPGEALDQIAWDGTNMWAINTSFKQILKLTIPLKDHL; this is encoded by the coding sequence ATGGCTTCCCTGACCTTCCCACGCCGCCGCGCGCTCCGGCTTGCGCTTTGGCCGCTCCTCCTGCTCAACGCTGCCGGCTGCTTCAAAACCCAGGACACGGAGATCACCGGCGCGGGCGATCCGCTCTTCACCCTCACCGGGCGCGTCAGTGACATCGATAGCAACCGGCCCTTGCGCGACGCCCTGGTCGAGATCAAAGCCCTGAATCTCAAGTCCCAGGTGGACAGTAACGGCGTCTATTCTTTTTCCGGATTGAAAGTCGGCACGCGCACGTTGCAGGTTTCGGCAGCCAACTACGCCACCGCACAAATCGCAGTCACATTTCAGTATGAGGATCGTGACGTGGTGCAGGACGTCGCCCTGACCAAAGCGCTGGGGATCGCCTGGCGCGGCGACGTGCCGTTTGCGAACCCCTCCGGCATTTGGTGGGAAAACAATCAGCTCTTCATGACCAACTACGATACCAAGGGCGGCTTTATGTATCGCCTGGACGAAAACCTGCGCGTGCTGCAGGTTTCGCCCCACCTCGGCACGCTGTTCCACGACACCTGCTTTTATCGCATCCGCACTTGTTTTTGGAAAGATAGCATATGTTACGAGCGTATCGATCCCATTGACCCGTTTCGGCCGGATTCGATAACGCTCGATTCCGTCTTCGTCGATTGCAGTCAGCGCCTTTATGGGGTGGTGCGCATTGGGGACCATATCTATACCTCAGATGGCATTGGCGCCTTCTGGACACTGGAGTTCCCCCCGCCCGATCCCTTTAAATCGGTGCGCGCGCCGCGGTTTTTCCGCCTCGATCCTCAATCCCTGGAAGTGCTCGACGTGCGCGCAGTGCGCGATACCCTCGACATCGAAGTCCTCAGCCTGATCACCGATCTGGCGTGGGATGGGCAGGTACTGTGGCTGACGAACATGTTCAAAAACTCACTGCCCAAATTCCGATTCGATTCGCTCACCGCCCTGGCCGTTTATCCCAGCCCGGCGTCAAAACCCGTGGGCGCGGCATGGGACGGCAAATACTTGTGGATTTCCGCGGCCAATCGCCTCCTGCAATTGCATCACGATGCCCGCATCCGCAATCGCTACATTTTGCCCGGCGAAGCGCTCGATCAAATCGCCTGGGACGGCACGAACATGTGGGCGATCAACACCAGTTTCAAGCAGATCCTTAAATTGACCATTCCATTGAAGGATCACTTATGA
- a CDS encoding fatty acid desaturase translates to MTFSLEAVKSNWNEVVAKYQKPDLKKSIWQLLNTTVPFFVVWYLMYLSLDFSYWLTLALSPIAAGLLIRIFIFQHDCGHGAFFKSQKANNVVGFLCGVLTMVPYQYWRKSHAMHHAGASNLDRRGFGDVTTLTVREYLKLSKWGRLKYRLYRNPLILFVVGPTFYFLVLNRFPSAASKQWIRERRSVYWTNLALLALVLLLGFTIGFRELVMIHLPIEVFAATAGTWLFYIQHQFEDTYWEHNDEWEYVMAALQGSSFYRLPKVLQWFTGNIGYHHIHHLSSRIPNYNLQKCYEENPVFHQSETLTFWQSLKCIPLKLWDEEQRKLVGYRHLKTLRQPVARRLNA, encoded by the coding sequence ATGACCTTTAGCCTCGAGGCAGTAAAATCCAACTGGAACGAAGTCGTAGCAAAATACCAGAAACCCGATTTGAAGAAAAGTATTTGGCAACTGCTCAACACCACCGTGCCGTTTTTCGTGGTGTGGTACCTCATGTATTTGAGCCTGGACTTTTCCTACTGGCTGACGCTGGCGCTGTCACCGATTGCCGCCGGCCTGTTGATTCGCATTTTCATTTTCCAACATGATTGCGGCCACGGCGCATTTTTCAAATCGCAAAAGGCCAATAACGTCGTCGGCTTCCTCTGCGGCGTGCTGACCATGGTGCCGTACCAATACTGGCGCAAGTCCCACGCCATGCACCATGCCGGCGCCAGCAACCTCGACCGCCGCGGCTTTGGCGACGTGACCACGCTGACCGTGCGCGAGTACCTGAAGCTCTCGAAATGGGGCCGGCTGAAATATCGCCTCTATCGCAATCCCCTCATTCTGTTCGTGGTCGGCCCGACGTTCTACTTTCTGGTGTTGAACCGCTTTCCCTCCGCGGCTTCCAAGCAGTGGATTCGCGAGCGCCGCAGTGTCTACTGGACCAACCTCGCCCTGCTCGCCCTGGTTTTGCTGCTCGGCTTCACCATCGGCTTTCGCGAGCTGGTGATGATTCACCTGCCCATCGAAGTCTTTGCCGCCACGGCCGGCACCTGGCTGTTCTACATTCAACACCAATTCGAGGACACGTATTGGGAGCACAATGACGAATGGGAATATGTCATGGCCGCGTTGCAGGGCAGCTCATTTTATCGCCTGCCCAAAGTCCTGCAGTGGTTCACCGGCAACATCGGCTATCATCACATTCATCATCTGAGCAGCCGCATTCCGAACTACAACCTGCAGAAATGCTACGAGGAGAATCCGGTTTTCCATCAAAGCGAAACCTTAACCTTCTGGCAAAGCTTGAAATGCATTCCGCTGAAATTGTGGGATGAGGAACAGCGCAAGTTGGTGGGATACCGGCATCTCAAAACTCTGCGGCAGCCGGTGGCTCGCCGTTTGAATGCCTGA
- the speD gene encoding adenosylmethionine decarboxylase, with amino-acid sequence MSPVGIHLIIDGWQVPPHLLNDTAHVRQALQRAVAAGGATLLELTVHQFQPQGLTATATLAESHMTIHTWPEWGYFAADVFFCGRGDAHAAGHALLMELQAKEYRIQELARGPGELKQSAQPEGRFNPGARV; translated from the coding sequence ATGAGTCCCGTGGGCATTCATCTCATCATCGACGGTTGGCAGGTGCCGCCGCATTTGCTCAATGATACCGCCCATGTTCGCCAGGCATTGCAGCGGGCCGTGGCAGCAGGTGGCGCGACTTTACTCGAGCTGACCGTGCATCAGTTTCAGCCGCAGGGACTCACGGCCACCGCGACGCTGGCAGAATCGCATATGACGATTCACACCTGGCCGGAATGGGGTTATTTTGCCGCGGATGTTTTTTTCTGTGGCCGCGGGGATGCGCATGCGGCCGGCCATGCGCTGCTCATGGAATTGCAGGCGAAGGAGTATCGCATACAAGAACTCGCCCGCGGGCCGGGCGAGCTGAAGCAATCGGCACAGCCGGAGGGCAGGTTCAACCCTGGCGCGCGCGTCTGA